Part of the Candidatus Thermoplasmatota archaeon genome is shown below.
AGTCTCAACGATAACAACATCCTTCCCAGATGCATCAAGAATTTCAACAGCATCATAAACAGCACTAGCTAGGCCACCAAGCATACCACGAGTACCCATACTACGAATAAAAACACCATTATCTGTGGTTAGATCAGTCATCCTAACCCTGTCACCAAGCAGAGCACCACCACTGAAAGGACTAGTTGGATCAATAGCTATTATACCAACCCTTTTACCCTGGTTTCTATAAACACGTGCTAGTTCAAAAATAAGCGTGCTTTTACCACTACCCATCACACCGGTTACACCAACAACATATGCTTTACCAGAGTGTTTATGGATAACCTTCATCTCATCCGCAAGGTCTTTAGAGTTATTCTCAGCAAGAGTGATAAGCCTAGCAGTAGACCTAGGATCACCCTTCAAAACCATGGAAGCAAGACCACTCATCGTTTCACATTCTTTTTAATAAACTCAACAATCTCCTCACAAGACGTACCAGGACCAAAACAACCAGCTATACCAGCTTTCTTAAGAACAGGCACATCCTCCTCAGGTATTATGCCACCACAGACAACAAGAACATCACCCATGCCTTTCTCTTTCAAAAGCCTGGTAACATCCCTGAACAATGTCATATGAGCACCAGATAAAAGACTAAGACCAACAACATCAACATCCTCCTGAACAGCGGTCTCAACAATCATCTCAGCAGTCTGATGCAAACCAGTATAAATCACTTCCATACCAGCATCACGAAGTGCACGAGCAACAATCTTTGCACCACGATCATGACCATCAAGACCAGGTTTCGCAATCAACACACGTATCTTTTTTTCCATAAGCAACCAAACCCCCTTTATTATCTCAATAAATCACAGGCTCCTTGTACTCACCAAAAACCTCACGGAGTACACCACAGGTCTCACCCAGAGTTGCATAGCTATGAACACAATCAAGGATATAAGGCATAAGGTTTTCATCACCCTCAGCAGCCTTTCTAAGCCTACTTATGCTACGCTCAAACTTAGCCTTATTCCTATCCCTCCGTAGTTTCTTCAAACGATTAATCTGCCGCTCCTCACCTTTTTCATCCATCCTCAAAATAGGGATATCAATAGGCTCATCCATCTTATACTTGTTAACACCAACAATAAAACGCTTGTTCTCATCAATCTCCTTCTGATAACGGTATGCAGACTCAGCAATCTCACGCTGGAAAAAACCTTTTTCAATAGCAGGAATCACACCACCACACCTCTCAACACGATCAAAATACTTGTACGTCTCCTCCTCCATCTTGTCAGTAAGCCACTCAACATAATACGAACCACCAAGCGGATCAACCGTGCTAGTAACACCACTCTCCTCAGCGATAATCTGCTGTGTCCTAAGAGCAATACGAACAGCTTTCTCAGAGGGCAAAGCAAGCGCTTCATCCATAGAATTCGTATGCAAACTCTGCGTACCACCAAGAACAGCAGACAACGCCTGCAACGTCACACGAACAATATTAATCTCAGGCTGCTGAGCAGTAAGACTACAACCAGCGGTCTGAGTATGAAAACGCATAAGCAAAGAACGAGGTTTTTTAGCACCAAGCTTCTTAAGCTCCTTAGCCCAGATACGACGAGCAGCACGATACTTAGCAATCTCCTCAAAAAAATCATTATGAGCATTAAAAAAGAAACTAAGACGAGGAGCAAAATCATCAATCTTCAAACCACGCTTCATAGCCCACCTAACATACTCAAGACCATCACCAAGAGTAAAAGCAAGCTCCTGAACAGCAGTACTCCCTGCCTCACGAATATGATAACCACTAATACTAATAGTATTCCAACGAGGGACCTCCCTTGAACCAAACTCAAAAGTATCAACAATTAAACGCATACTAGGCTCAGGAGGAAAAATATAGCTTTTCTGAGCAATATACTCCTTAAGAATATCATTCTGTATAGTACCACCAATAACACGACGATCAATACCCTGCTTCTCAGCATTAGCAATATAAAAACCCCAAACAATAGCAGCAGGACCATTAATAGTCATACTAGTAGTAATCCTATCAATAGGTATACCACTAAAAAGAATCTCCATGTCCTTCAAACTACTAACAGCAACACCACATTTACCAAACTCACCACGAGCCAACGGATGATCAGTATCATAACCATAAAGAGTAGGATAATCAAAAGCAACACTAAGACCGGTCTCACCATGTTCAAGCAGATACTTATAACGCCGATTAGTCTCCTCAGCACTACCAAAACCAGCGAACTGACGCATAGTCCAGAGGCGACCGCGATACATAGTAGAATGAATGCCACGTAAAAACGGAAACTCCCCTGGAACACCTATATCTCTATCATAATCAATATGGGAAATATCCTTTGGTGTATAAACTCTTTTTACTTCAATACCAGATAACGTCTCAAACTTGGTTTTTCTCTCAGTAATATTGGTACCTATTTGGTCGCAATAATCAACTTTTTTTCTTTTTTCACTCATAATATTATTTTCCTCCCAACCTAATGATCAATACCCTTACGAGCAAGCATGCCTTCTTGATAAGGATGTTTAATCTCTAACATCTCAGTTACCAAATCAGCAACTTTTACAAGCTCTGACGGAGCATATCTACCTGTTAATACTAGTTCTATTTTTTCTGGTTTTTCATCAACAAGTTTCAAAATATCCTTAACATTTATCAGATTGTAGTCAACTGCGACGTTAATCTCATCTAGAATAACCATGTCATATTTACCTTCTTTTATTACCTTTTTAGCATACTCGAAACCTTTTTTTGCGAGATCAATATCGATTTGCTCAGGTTTTTCTTTTGACACAAACTCGTCTCTACCATACTGGATTACAGTAAAATTAGGTATTTTCTCGATAACATCTATTTCACTGTATCGTCTACCTTTCATAAACTGGATCATGATAACTTTAAGGCCTGCCCCTGCTGCGCGAACACCTAGTCCTATTGCGGCTGTTGTTTTGCCTTTTCCGGGTCCAGTGTATACGTGAACCAAACCTTTATTCAATGCCATAGAGCGTATCCTTTAATTCTCTATCTCATTATATTTCTTTCCCTTGTTTTATATCTTATAAATTATGGAAAGATTTATGTCTGATAACTTTATTCCCATGCCCATGCAACTAGAACTAAATGATAACCAAAAATTGATTCAGAAGATGGTTAGGGAATTCGCAGAAAAAGAGATAGCACCTATTGCTGCAGAGCTCGATAAAAAAGAAGAGTACCCGACTAAGACGCTTGAGAAAATGGCAAAGCTTGGTCTGCTAGGAGTC
Proteins encoded:
- a CDS encoding cobalamin B12-binding domain-containing protein gives rise to the protein MEKKIRVLIAKPGLDGHDRGAKIVARALRDAGMEVIYTGLHQTAEMIVETAVQEDVDVVGLSLLSGAHMTLFRDVTRLLKEKGMGDVLVVCGGIIPEEDVPVLKKAGIAGCFGPGTSCEEIVEFIKKNVKR
- a CDS encoding methylmalonyl-CoA mutase family protein; the protein is MSEKRKKVDYCDQIGTNITERKTKFETLSGIEVKRVYTPKDISHIDYDRDIGVPGEFPFLRGIHSTMYRGRLWTMRQFAGFGSAEETNRRYKYLLEHGETGLSVAFDYPTLYGYDTDHPLARGEFGKCGVAVSSLKDMEILFSGIPIDRITTSMTINGPAAIVWGFYIANAEKQGIDRRVIGGTIQNDILKEYIAQKSYIFPPEPSMRLIVDTFEFGSREVPRWNTISISGYHIREAGSTAVQELAFTLGDGLEYVRWAMKRGLKIDDFAPRLSFFFNAHNDFFEEIAKYRAARRIWAKELKKLGAKKPRSLLMRFHTQTAGCSLTAQQPEINIVRVTLQALSAVLGGTQSLHTNSMDEALALPSEKAVRIALRTQQIIAEESGVTSTVDPLGGSYYVEWLTDKMEEETYKYFDRVERCGGVIPAIEKGFFQREIAESAYRYQKEIDENKRFIVGVNKYKMDEPIDIPILRMDEKGEERQINRLKKLRRDRNKAKFERSISRLRKAAEGDENLMPYILDCVHSYATLGETCGVLREVFGEYKEPVIY
- the cobO gene encoding cob(I)yrinic acid a,c-diamide adenosyltransferase encodes the protein MALNKGLVHVYTGPGKGKTTAAIGLGVRAAGAGLKVIMIQFMKGRRYSEIDVIEKIPNFTVIQYGRDEFVSKEKPEQIDIDLAKKGFEYAKKVIKEGKYDMVILDEINVAVDYNLINVKDILKLVDEKPEKIELVLTGRYAPSELVKVADLVTEMLEIKHPYQEGMLARKGIDH